One region of Bombyx mori chromosome 27, ASM3026992v2 genomic DNA includes:
- the LOC101740177 gene encoding sporozoite surface protein 2, whose product MFLFSLIQMRILILLSISAELALTASINGRLSNDDDFKSYGKNVEHQEPEERRDYNILSGFPDKPKEVALPSTVDLFNEFEPSLTDKLHDLTPLKHNHHNAATAPGVPDESQLSALTLIPTKHIFPDQPDHPVKSQRSKKPDHSGKPDKPGHQEKPDKPGHQEKPNKPGHHEKPNKPSHQVKPDKPSHQEKPDKPGHQEKPKKPDPDHLEKPKKPGNNYKSEKSDTSDKLEKPGHHKETEKSEKLSPLEKLEKPGHHEKPDKPDHLEKLGAHEKPETPDHSKKPGHHEKPGKLDHLEKPGHHEKPGKPDDSEKPKKPGHHEKPEKPDHLEKPEKLGHHEKPEKPHSEKPEKPGYHGNPDKPYHPKKPGDHEKPKKPDHSEKPEKPDHSEKPEKPSHHEKPEKPGDEKPEKPGDEKPEKLGDEKPQEPHHSEKPGKPGHNEIPGKPGDEKPEELDHLEKPEKPTHSEQSEKPGNENPEKPDHSEKPEKPGDVNPEKPDHSEKPEELEKPGDEKPEKPGDHEKPEKPDPSEKPESPDNSAHPNLSENPDKPENDAYGLPGPEKPNHP is encoded by the exons atgtttttgtttagtttaatCCAAATGCGGATTTTG ATACTGCTATCCATTTCCGCGGAGCTGGCGCTGACTGCTTCCATAAATGGACGATTATCCAACGATGACGATTTCAAGAGTTATGGAAAAAATGTGGAGCATCAAGAACCGGAAGAAAGAAGAGACTATAACATTCTAAGTGGATTTCCAGATAAGCCTAAAGAGGTAGCCCTTCCTTCAACGGTTGATCTCTTCAACGAATTTGAACCAAGCTTAACCGACAAACTCCATGACCTAACACCACTGAAACATAATCATCATAACGCTGCTACAGCGCCAGGAGTTCCAGATGAGTCTCAATTATCAGCACTGACCTTGATCCCGACAAAACATATCTTCCCGGATCAACCAGATCACCCCGTGAAATCACAACGTTCAAAAAAGCCTGATCATTCAGGGAAACCAGACAAACCTGGTCATCAAGAGAAACCAGACAAACCTGGTCATCAGGAGAAACCCAACAAGCCTGGTCATCACGAGAAACCGAACAAACCTAGTCATCAGGTGAAACCGGACAAACCTAGTCATCAGGAGAAACCGGACAAACCTGGTCATCAGGAGAAACCAAAAAAACCTGATCCTGATCATTTAGAAAAACCCAAGAAACCAGGTAATAATTACAAATCAGAGAAGTCTGATACTTCAGATAAACTAGAGAAGCCAGGCCACCACAAAGAAACAGAAAAATCAGAGAAATTGAGTCCTCTAGAGAAACTTGAGAAACCTGGTCATCACGAAAAACCAGATAAGCCTGATCATTTAGAGAAACTAGGCGCTCACGAAAAACCAGAGACGCCTGACCATTCAAAGAAACCAGGTCATCACGAAAAACCAGGGAAACTTGATCATTTAGAGAAACCAGGACATCACGAAAAACCAGGGAAACCTGATGATTCGGAAAAACCAAAGAAACCAGGACATCATGAAAAACCAGAGAAACCTGATCATTTAGAGAAACCAGAGAAACTAGGTCATCACGAAAAACCAGAAAAACCTCATTCAGAGAAACCAGAGAAGCCAGGCTATCACGGAAACCCAGATAAACCGTATCATCCAAAGAAACCAGGTGATCATGAAAAACCCAAGAAACCTGATCATTCAGAGAAACCAGAGAAACCTGATCATTCAGAGAAACCAGAGAAACCTAGTCATCACGAAAAACCAGAGAAACCTGGTGATGAAAAACCAGAGAAACCTGGTGATGAAAAACCAGAGAAACTtggtgatgaaaaaccacaggAACCTCATCATTCAGAAAAACCAGGGAAGCCAGGTCATAACGAAATACCAGGGAAACCAGGTGATGAAAAACCAGAGGAACTTGATCATTTAGAGAAACCAGAGAAACCTACTCATTCAGAGCAATCAGAGAAACCAGGAAATGAAAACCCAGAGAAACCCGATCATTCAGAGAAGCCAGAGAAACCTGGTGATGTAAACCCAGAAAAACCTGATCATTCAGAGAAACCAGAGGAACTTGAGAAGCCAGGTGATGAAAAACCAGAGAAACCAGGCGATCATGAAAAGCCAGAAAAACCTGATCCTTCAGAGAAACCAGAAAGCCCTGATAATTCAGCACATCCAAATTTGTCCGAAAATCCAGATAAACCAGAGAACGACGCCTACGGTTTACCTGGCCCAGAGAAACCAAACCATCCTTAA